A DNA window from Aquarana catesbeiana isolate 2022-GZ linkage group LG01, ASM4218655v1, whole genome shotgun sequence contains the following coding sequences:
- the LOC141124162 gene encoding cyclin-dependent kinases regulatory subunit 2, protein MSFKNIYYSDKYTDEKYEYRHVMLPKELAKQVPKTHLMSEEEWRRLGVQQSLGWVHYMIHEPEPHILLFRRPLPKDQQK, encoded by the coding sequence ATGTCGTTCAAGAATATTTACTACTCGGACAAGTACACGGATGAGAAGTATGAGTACAGGCATGTTATGCTTCCAAAAGAATTGGCAAAGCAGGTACCAAAGACTCATCTGATGTccgaggaggagtggaggagacttGGTGTTCAACAAAGCCTTGGCTGGGTTCATTACATGATCCATGAACCAGAACCTCACATACTCCTGTTTAGAAGGCCTCTTCCAAAAGACCAACAGAAATGA